A genomic segment from Malus domestica chromosome 05, GDT2T_hap1 encodes:
- the LOC103419668 gene encoding internal alternative NAD(P)H-ubiquinone oxidoreductase A1, mitochondrial-like: MAFERISRTARHGFRRSPSGASSRTTEKDMLCERASTRKYCSVPSLEREKRNNNLSYLSSISKVNHNSFWSRGISITPNYQFPSAERIVEESDSECNDPKYPGLEATRPSEKPRVVVLGTGWAACRFLKGLDTKVYDVVCISPRNHMVFTPLLASTCVGTLEFRSVAEPVSRIQSALAASPSSYFYMASCVGLDTDKHEVYCETISNGGLSHEPYRFKVAYDKLIIAAGAEPLTFGIKGVKEHAFFLREVNHAQEIRKKLLLNLMLSEHPGISEEERKRVLHCVVIGGGPTGVEFSGELSDFIMKDVQERFSHVKDYIKVTLIEANEILSSFDVGLRQYATNHLTKVGVRLMRGVVKEVHPKKIVLNDGTDVPYGLLVWSTGVGPSEFVKKLDLPKSPGGRIGVDGWMRVPSVEDVFALGDCAGFLEETGRPVLPALAQVAEREGKYLVELFNRIGKQDAGKAFSAKDIPLGEQFVYKHLGSMATVGGYKALVDLRQSKDAKGISLAGFLSWLIWRSAYLTRVVSWRNRFYVAVNWATTLVFGRDNSRI; this comes from the exons ATGGCATTCGAAAGGATTTCTAGGACTGCTCGACATGGATTCAGAAGGTCGCCATCAGGAGCATCTTCGCGCACAACTGAGAAGGATATGTTGTGTGAGCGAGCATCCACACGCAAATATTGCTCCGTACCTTCACTCGAAAGGGAGAAGAGAAACAACAATCTTTCGTATCTCTCCAGCATTTCAAAGGTGAATCACAATAGTTTCTGGAGCAGGGGAATAAGCATAACCCCGAATTATCAATTCCCTTCTGCGGAAAGGATTGTTGAGGAGTCCGATTCGGAGTGTAATGACCCCAAGTATCCGGGACTAGAAGCAACCAGGCCGAGTGAAAAGCCAAGAGTGGTGGTCCTTGGTACTGGCTGGGCTGCATGTCGATTCCTCAAAGGACTAGACACCAAGGTTTATGATGTTGTTTGCATATCGCCGAGAAATCACATGGTCTTCActcctttgcttgcttcaaCTTGCGTTGGTACCCTGGAATTTCGCTCGGTAGCTGAACCTGTTAGTCGTATACAATCTGCATTGGCAGCGAGTCCCAGTTCATACTTTTACATGGCTTCCTGCGTCGGCCTTGACACTGACAAACATGAG GTTTACTGTGAGACAATTAGCAATGGCGGTTTATCTCATGAACCTTACAGGTTCAAAGTAGCGTATGACAAACTCATCATAGCTGCCGGAGCTGAACCCCTGACGTTTGGCATCAAGGGTGTGAAGGAACATGCATTTTTCCTCCGCGAGGTGAATCATGCCCAAGAGATTAGGAAGAAGCTTCTCTTGAACCTCATGCTTTCGGAACATCCAG GCATATCGGAGGAAGAAAGGAAACGCGTCCTGCATTGTGTTGTTATTGGAGGTGGCCCTACAGGGGTGGAGTTCAGTGGCGAATTGAGCGATTTCATCATGAAAGATGTACAAGAACGGTTTAGTCACGTTAAGGATTACATCAAAGTCACTCTCATTGAG gCGAATGAGATTTTGTCATCGTTCGATGTTGGGTTAAGGCAATACGCAACAAATCACTTGACCAAG GTTGGCGTTCGCCTTATGCGAGGCGTTGTGAAAGAAGTGCATCCGAAGAAGATAGTTCTCAACGATGGCACTGATGTTCCATATGGCCTTTTGGTCTGGTCTACCGGCGTTGGTCCCTCAGAGTTTGTGAAAAAACTCGATCTTCCAAAGTCCCCAGGCGGAAG GATTGGTGTCGATGGGTGGATGCGGGTTCCTTCAGTGGAAGATGTGTTTGCACTGGGAGATTGTGCCGGTTTTCTCGAGGAGACGGGGAGGCCAGTCCTTCCGGCTTTAGCTCAG GTGGcagaaagggaaggaaagtatCTGGTGGAGCTGTTTAACAGGATTGGGAAGCAGGATGCCGGGAAGGCCTTCAGCGCGAAAGACATTCCTCTCGGGGAGCAATTTGTGTACAAGCACCTAGGAAGCATGGCAACAGTTGGAGGCTATAAGGCTTTGGTTGATCTGCGCCAGTCTAAG GATGCAAAGGGCATATCCCTTGCCGGATTTCTCAGCTGGTTAATTTGGCGCTCCGCTTATCTGACGCGTGTTGTCAGCTGGAGGAACAGGTTCTATGTTGCAGTGAACTGGGCCACTACTCTTGTATTTGGCAGAGATAACTCAAGAATATAG